gcgggcccaattaatccactatcttgacacgtcatgcaagtgggggacacacgtcctccgctttttctggcgcacgcaccgtaacttccccaacgttgaattactctttttacccttgttgccacgtggctatcatctgtcacacattttccttatccaacggttcgtcgtttcaccgcacccctatataagttcgtcttcttcctccttgagcacttccgctcgcgccgtcctccttctctcatctgcaaattcctCATGCGATCCACAGCCTCCTAAActcctcgcctccaagctgcaaaccctgcgccattgttgatgccacctcgtcgattgacaaggcacagcacgccggagtcctccatggccgccgtggatcttggggcggcggagtgggaaagatcgaagatttccactcaagacatcaacatgctcaagaagctggggatcagcaagaaacccaaggcactgtgcttccccagggaggaaagctacccaacccctccaatggggtaccgggtaagttttgtcgaccacctcatccgcggtctttccgcccccattcatccttttctctgtggacttctttttatctacggtctgcaactccaccacctcacgccaaattcaatcctccatatctccattttcatcactctgtgcgaggccttccttggcgtccagcctaactgggcgctatggaagcgcattttcttctgccgccgtaatggctcgcccaatgtcgcctataatataggcggcgttgtgatttctgttcggcccactgtcaactacttcgacgtcaagcttcctgactcagttcaaggatggcgcaagaagtggttgtacattcaggaggagaaccatggatgtgcggaggacaacatccctccttttgatggcgccgagaaaatctttcgccgccgctcctgggacgcggaggccaccgaagaagaaagggcgtcgacagaaaccttgatggctcgtatccacgagttgcaaaatactcgcggcaaagagttatcgggtgtccaaatcactgcatactttcttaggactagagtgcagccgcttcaggctcgcaaatatcctctatggaaatatgctggcgacgaggatgtagatcggctgtcggtgaatttggaggtcaaggatttagaaaaacttatccgaaaaatctcgtctctcagcaaaaaagatgctgtcccttcttcttgccgtgtgacaccattcatcgccgccaatccactccccaaggtaatctttgtctattgtcttgttgttgctttgctaacttttttgtaacttcttttctgacgtctctccctgttttattttgcacagaatcatccagaccttgtctcgcttcctcctcttcctgaaggtggagaagtcgaagaaagggccattgtcactgatgacaatcaagaagctccatcttttgtgaatgaacccgtggattctcgaaaatctgcgggatcttccgaaggcactgcgtcggcactatctcctcctcccgctgtttctccaaaaggcaaaaggaagaggaatgacgtcgaagattccggcacttccaaagccgaagaagttgatccttcacgtcagaaggcaacttatgatccttatcttgaatccctcgtcagctcataagtcatttttatttctccttatttctgtactcgaaatttttgtcttatcttgctttttatgctgtcgatttttaatcacagcgatgatgaggaagaagtaccaacttttgacgtggctcctcggacgagcacgtcacatactttacttgcctcggatacgccagttgaaggagaagaaacctcgcctcctcaacaaaacgtcgtcaccactactccgccatcaagcccccttgctccttcaccaaaaaggacaaggattgaaacgatcattgagcctgcccctcaattgggtagctcttctactccgctcttggatgatgtaagttttttttattttattttcttgccaatatctatatttcctctatttgcttTTTTTTATGCCTTCATTCTTTtttcataccgatgtttctctttctttgttcttctttgacagcccatgatcaaagatcttattcgcatcggatcccaattcattgggtaccgtgagtatgccaaagaatcgaaggtaataactttttttgctgtcgttgtttctgacttcttgctcctgttttttgtcgcaattttgacctttcttttctattttgacagagaaacttgcagaggccaacaagtttgccgacactcttgctcaaaaactggagcaaagtgaagcggcccgcaagaaagccgaacttgttgctagcgaagccaaagcagaggctgatgaagccaaggcaaaagctgctagtgtcgaggagctgcagaagagacttgaggatgctgaagctgCATTAAATGAGCACAAAaccgcacaggctgctcgtgaaaagggaatcctcaagcgcctgaattcgcaaaatcggcgcttcaaaggtaatgatatcgatcccttctattttttataggacctgctttttcttgcttttgaccaacgtttatttcctgtggcaggccaaacaaaccaagagtttgatctggagaatcccgacaatgatcctctccttgacgcactttcttatctggagtttcatggatccgaaattcgtgaaggcgtggtgaatgctgacgcaggattgtcaaagctattcccctacttcttcccgaagaaagaggagcccaagactttccttgcacttgcccagagcttcaatccatcagaggaccttgggctgaaaatgcgccaggagaacatgaagattgctgtcgagagcactgttgccttggtcgctgacagccaacaaactgttgactggatgaaggttggcgacaccgagcagatagagcaaacaaaatggcggtctttgatcaaggcagccaagcccaat
This Lolium perenne isolate Kyuss_39 chromosome 1, Kyuss_2.0, whole genome shotgun sequence DNA region includes the following protein-coding sequences:
- the LOC139834949 gene encoding uncharacterized protein; this encodes MPSITWGRPGGAAAAAPAEKLAEANKFADTLAQKLEQSEAARKKAELVASEAKAEADEAKAKAASVEELQKRLEDAEAALNEHKTAQAAREKGILKRLNSQNRRFKGQTNQEFDLENPDNDPLLDALSYLEFHGSEIREGVVNADAGLSKLFPYFFPKKEEPKTFLALAQSFNPSEDLGLKMRQENMKIAVESTVALVADSQQTVDWMKVGDTEQIEQTKWRSLIKAAKPNTKRILAYLGIKPSSTPSSSRPEV